A single Brassica rapa cultivar Chiifu-401-42 chromosome A04, CAAS_Brap_v3.01, whole genome shotgun sequence DNA region contains:
- the LOC103864490 gene encoding uncharacterized protein LOC103864490 isoform X2, translating into MGFEDKKMQSKRHNRSKSWTVPEKKKLEEDNNINSIVSSLNASQRFKLDLPRCCDKSVKEVKVQSSLKQEIQELEKRLQNQFDVRGALEKALGYKTPSRDINSNANSTPKPATELIKEIAVLELEVSHLEQYLLSLYRKAFDQQSSSVSPKQQQTPSSPKSTLRGKRLDFSTITTPEQPRCVSFDNRLKSPCMVNKEPDSPSLSCRQDNLAMEEPRCFSFDSRLKEPGSATKKLNQEGSTECFSFDNRPMQPGSAASKLIQEGSTECFSFENKLMQPGSAARKLTQESSTIDSRCFSFDNRLKDQSLYEEEDIDSCVRRCQSTLNQRSTFNNRISPPEYIHNGSDHIFMTPNKLSEEMIKCASAIYSKLADPPSINHGFSSPGSSPSSTSEFSPQEQYDMWSPSFRKNSAFDDQFEFSGPYSSMIEVSHIHRNQRRGRDLDLMNRNFRLMIKQLESVDPRKLTHQEKLAFWINIHNALVMHTFLANGIPQNNGKRFLLLSKPAYNIGGRMVSIEAIQSYILRIRMPRPGQWLKLLLIPRKFRTGDEHQEYSLDHSEPLLYFAICSGSHSDPAIRVYTPKGIYQELETAKEEYVRATFGVKKDQKLVLPKIIESFSKDSGLSQAALMEMIQECLPETMKKRVKKLNSGRSRKSIVEWMPHSFVFRYLIARELVR; encoded by the exons ATGGGATTTGAAGACAAGAAAATGCAGAGTAAGAGACACAATCGTTCCAagag CTGGACTGTTCCTGAAAAGAAAAAGCTTGAAGAggataataatattaatagcATTGTTTCTTCTCTGAATGCTTCTCAACGCTTCAAGCTG GACTTACCTCGTTGCTGTGATAAATCTGTTAAGGAAGTAAAAGTCCAGAGCTCTCTCAAGCAAGAG ATTCAAGAGCTTGAGAAGAGACTACAGAACCAGTTTGATGTCCGTGGCGCTTTAGAGAAGGCATTAGGCTATAAAACACCTTCTAGAGACATTAACTCCAATGCCAACTCTACTCCAAAG CCTGCAACAGAACTGATAAAGGAAATAGCGGTGCTAGAGTTGGAAGTTTCACATTTGGAACAGTATCTTCTCTCTTTGTACCGTAAAGCATTTGATCAACAGTCATCTTCTGTATCTCCAAAACAACAGCAGACTCCTAGTTCTCCTAAGTCCACTCTTAGAGGCAAACGTCTGGACTTCTCAACAATAACAACACCTGAACAACCTCGGTGTGTCTCCTTTGACAACAGACTAAAGAGCCCATGTATGGTCAACAAGGAACCAGATTCTCCCAGCCTTAGCTGCAGACAAGATAACTTAGCCATGGAGGAGCCTAGGTGTTTCTCCTTTGACAGTAGACTGAAGGAACCTGGTTCTGCTACTAAGAAACTCAATCAAGAAGGCTCAACAGAGTGCTTCTCCTTTGACAATAGACCAATGCAACCTGGTTCTGCTGCTAGTAAACTCATTCAAGAAGGCTCAACAGAGTGCTTCTCCTTTGAGAATAAACTGATGCAACCTGGTTCTGCTGCTAGGAAACTCACTCAAGAAAGCTCAACAATCGATTCACGGTGTTTCTCCTTCGACAATAGGCTGAAAGATCAATCTCTTTACGAGGAGGAGGACATTGATTCATGTGTTCGCCGTTGCCAGTCTACTCTTAACCAACGTTCCACCTTCAACAACCGAATATCTCCACCAGAA TACATACACAATGG ATCAGATCACATATTCATGACACCAAACAAGCTATCAGAGGAGATGATAAAGTGTGCATCAGCTATATACTCCAAGCTCGCTGACCCTCCATCGATAAACCACGGTTTCTCATCCCCGGGCTCATCTCCTTCATCAACAAGCGAGTTTTCACCTCAAGAACAGTATGATATGTGGAGTCCAAGCTTCAGGAAAAACTCTGCTTTCGATGATCAGTTCGAGTTCAGCGGACCTTATAGCTCAATGATCGAAGTGTCACACATTCATAGAAACCAAAGGAGAGGACGTGACCTTGACTTGATGAATCGAAACTTCAG GTTGATGATTAAGCAATTGGAGAGTGTTGATCCGAGAAAGCTAACTCATCAAGAGAAACTAGCATTTTGGATTAACATACATAATGCACTTGTGATGCAC ACATTTCTGGCTAATGGGATTCCACAGAACAACGGGAAGCGGTTTCTACTGCTCTCCAAG CCAGCTTACAACATAGGAGGTCGCATGGTAAGCATAGAAGCGATACAAAGTTATATTCTTCGCATCAGGATGCCTCGTCCTGGCCAG TGGCTGAAGTTATTACTCATTCCAAGAAAGTTCAGAACCGGAGATGAGCATCAAGAATATTCCCTCGACCACTCCGAGCCTCTCTTATACTTTGCTATTTGTTCAGGCAGCCATTCTGATCCAGCG ATTCGTGTTTATACCCCCAAGGGAATCTACCAAGAGCTAGAAACCGCGAAAGAGGAGTACGTTCGTGCAACGTTCGGAGTAAAGAAAGACCAGAAGCTAGTCTTACCAAAGATCATCGAGTCTTTTAGCAAAGACTCGGGTTTGAGTCAAGCGGCACTGATGGAGATGATTCAAGAATGTCTTCCAGAGACAATGAAGAAAAGAGTAAAGAAACTTAACTCTGGGAGATCAAGGAAGAGCATTGTTGAATGGATGCCACATAGCTTCGTGTTTAGATATTTGATAGCCAGAGAACTTGTTAGATGA
- the LOC103864490 gene encoding uncharacterized protein LOC103864490 isoform X1, whose protein sequence is MGFEDKKMQSKRHNRSKSWTVPEKKKLEEDNNINSIVSSLNASQRFKLDLPRCCDKSVKEVKVQSSLKQEIQELEKRLQNQFDVRGALEKALGYKTPSRDINSNANSTPKPATELIKEIAVLELEVSHLEQYLLSLYRKAFDQQSSSVSPKQQQTPSSPKSTLRGKRLDFSTITTPEQPRCVSFDNRLKSPCMVNKEPDSPSLSCRQDNLAMEEPRCFSFDSRLKEPGSATKKLNQEGSTECFSFDNRPMQPGSAASKLIQEGSTECFSFENKLMQPGSAARKLTQESSTIDSRCFSFDNRLKDQSLYEEEDIDSCVRRCQSTLNQRSTFNNRISPPEYIHNGSNTASLAEHMGTKISDHIFMTPNKLSEEMIKCASAIYSKLADPPSINHGFSSPGSSPSSTSEFSPQEQYDMWSPSFRKNSAFDDQFEFSGPYSSMIEVSHIHRNQRRGRDLDLMNRNFRLMIKQLESVDPRKLTHQEKLAFWINIHNALVMHTFLANGIPQNNGKRFLLLSKPAYNIGGRMVSIEAIQSYILRIRMPRPGQWLKLLLIPRKFRTGDEHQEYSLDHSEPLLYFAICSGSHSDPAIRVYTPKGIYQELETAKEEYVRATFGVKKDQKLVLPKIIESFSKDSGLSQAALMEMIQECLPETMKKRVKKLNSGRSRKSIVEWMPHSFVFRYLIARELVR, encoded by the exons ATGGGATTTGAAGACAAGAAAATGCAGAGTAAGAGACACAATCGTTCCAagag CTGGACTGTTCCTGAAAAGAAAAAGCTTGAAGAggataataatattaatagcATTGTTTCTTCTCTGAATGCTTCTCAACGCTTCAAGCTG GACTTACCTCGTTGCTGTGATAAATCTGTTAAGGAAGTAAAAGTCCAGAGCTCTCTCAAGCAAGAG ATTCAAGAGCTTGAGAAGAGACTACAGAACCAGTTTGATGTCCGTGGCGCTTTAGAGAAGGCATTAGGCTATAAAACACCTTCTAGAGACATTAACTCCAATGCCAACTCTACTCCAAAG CCTGCAACAGAACTGATAAAGGAAATAGCGGTGCTAGAGTTGGAAGTTTCACATTTGGAACAGTATCTTCTCTCTTTGTACCGTAAAGCATTTGATCAACAGTCATCTTCTGTATCTCCAAAACAACAGCAGACTCCTAGTTCTCCTAAGTCCACTCTTAGAGGCAAACGTCTGGACTTCTCAACAATAACAACACCTGAACAACCTCGGTGTGTCTCCTTTGACAACAGACTAAAGAGCCCATGTATGGTCAACAAGGAACCAGATTCTCCCAGCCTTAGCTGCAGACAAGATAACTTAGCCATGGAGGAGCCTAGGTGTTTCTCCTTTGACAGTAGACTGAAGGAACCTGGTTCTGCTACTAAGAAACTCAATCAAGAAGGCTCAACAGAGTGCTTCTCCTTTGACAATAGACCAATGCAACCTGGTTCTGCTGCTAGTAAACTCATTCAAGAAGGCTCAACAGAGTGCTTCTCCTTTGAGAATAAACTGATGCAACCTGGTTCTGCTGCTAGGAAACTCACTCAAGAAAGCTCAACAATCGATTCACGGTGTTTCTCCTTCGACAATAGGCTGAAAGATCAATCTCTTTACGAGGAGGAGGACATTGATTCATGTGTTCGCCGTTGCCAGTCTACTCTTAACCAACGTTCCACCTTCAACAACCGAATATCTCCACCAGAA TACATACACAATGGATCAAACACTGCAAGCCTTGCAGAACACATGGGAACAAAGATATCAGATCACATATTCATGACACCAAACAAGCTATCAGAGGAGATGATAAAGTGTGCATCAGCTATATACTCCAAGCTCGCTGACCCTCCATCGATAAACCACGGTTTCTCATCCCCGGGCTCATCTCCTTCATCAACAAGCGAGTTTTCACCTCAAGAACAGTATGATATGTGGAGTCCAAGCTTCAGGAAAAACTCTGCTTTCGATGATCAGTTCGAGTTCAGCGGACCTTATAGCTCAATGATCGAAGTGTCACACATTCATAGAAACCAAAGGAGAGGACGTGACCTTGACTTGATGAATCGAAACTTCAG GTTGATGATTAAGCAATTGGAGAGTGTTGATCCGAGAAAGCTAACTCATCAAGAGAAACTAGCATTTTGGATTAACATACATAATGCACTTGTGATGCAC ACATTTCTGGCTAATGGGATTCCACAGAACAACGGGAAGCGGTTTCTACTGCTCTCCAAG CCAGCTTACAACATAGGAGGTCGCATGGTAAGCATAGAAGCGATACAAAGTTATATTCTTCGCATCAGGATGCCTCGTCCTGGCCAG TGGCTGAAGTTATTACTCATTCCAAGAAAGTTCAGAACCGGAGATGAGCATCAAGAATATTCCCTCGACCACTCCGAGCCTCTCTTATACTTTGCTATTTGTTCAGGCAGCCATTCTGATCCAGCG ATTCGTGTTTATACCCCCAAGGGAATCTACCAAGAGCTAGAAACCGCGAAAGAGGAGTACGTTCGTGCAACGTTCGGAGTAAAGAAAGACCAGAAGCTAGTCTTACCAAAGATCATCGAGTCTTTTAGCAAAGACTCGGGTTTGAGTCAAGCGGCACTGATGGAGATGATTCAAGAATGTCTTCCAGAGACAATGAAGAAAAGAGTAAAGAAACTTAACTCTGGGAGATCAAGGAAGAGCATTGTTGAATGGATGCCACATAGCTTCGTGTTTAGATATTTGATAGCCAGAGAACTTGTTAGATGA